The genomic region CCAGGCAGGTCTGCTGCCCGCCCCCGTGCACTACTCCTCCGCCGCCGCTGTGTCCTCCCAGAACATCGTGCGTCACGACCAGCCTGCCCAGCGCGTGGCCGTCGCCGCTCCCGTCGCCTACCATGCTGCTCCCGCCGTCGCCTACCACGCCGCCCCTGCCGTTGCCTACCATGGCGCTCCTGCCCCAGTTGCCTACCATGCTGCCCCCGTCGTAGCCCATGCTGAGGAGTTCGACGTAAGTTAAAAGTACTCAAGGAACATAACACAATTTAATCCTCCACATTTTGTCATGAACTTATATCTCAATTGTTTTTCATCACAGGCTCACCCCAAATACGAGTACAACTACTCTGTTGCTGACGGTCACACCGGTGACAACAAGTCCCAGCAGGAGGTCCGCGACGGAGATGTTGTGAAGGGCTCTTACTCCTTCCACGAAGCTGACGGCTCCATCAGGACCGTGGAGTACTCCGCTGACGACCACCACGGTTTCAACGCTGTGGTGCACAACACCGCCCCTTCCGCCGCCCCTGTGCTCGTGAAGGCCGCTCCCGCCTACGTCGCACCCGTCCACTACTACCAACACTAAACGAGACCAAAAATTTTCCTTAGCAAATTAAACTATAGTTCTTATTTgcatcttttttttataaaaacctgGTGTACATACAACGATTATAGTAGAACATTTCAATTATAACCCTAATTGCCAGAAGAatctcatgaaaaaaaaaaggtttttttctgACAGATTTCGATAACAAACAAGACAAATGAAGAATGCACCGAATAAGAAGAATGAACTGTTACTACTGTTGAGAAGGTTGTTGAGACTTTTCTCTAAAAACCCAGAGATAAAAAGCGTCTAAAAGTTATTGTATATAGGTACAGTTATAACAGCAActttataaattactagctttcgcccgcggtttcacccgcgtcccgtagccggatggtgataaaaatataaaaccttcataatatcctaaaaccttctcgcGGGTCTATGTTACctaccctctaattttcagccaaatcggtcaagccgttttcatgttatgtcgtgacaacggaaagcgggtttcatttttctatactaatattataaagaggaaaactttgtttgtttctttgtttggttgtaatgaataggctcaaaaactactggacagttttaaaaaatctttcaccattcgaaagctacattatccacgagtaacataggctatattttatcccggtacgggcagtagttaccacgggacgcgggtgaaaccgcgggaaaacgtctAGTATACATAGAGATTAGATAATAATCTTagtcaattaattaattcttattttcaataattcGTTAATAATCATTGGTGACAAATGGTTAAAActtatttgtattaaaagtgTTATGTTTACTTTCAATCTACGTTTCCAGGTAAAATGAATATTGTGTTTCACACCGCAGAACATAGGAAAACGTATGTCTCTTTGCTCGGCTCCTTGAGATACGTACCATAattccataaaaataatgtcaaactTAATATAGAGATATGCagttattcttaaaaaaaaaagaaatgagtTACACAATCACATCACacttatgataaataaattggatGTATGTGTTGATAGACATGTAGATGGATGTTTCTGACTGTTTTACGCATAACTACTGAACTTAGTACAACGATCAGTAGATAGGAGAGGTCGGGAAATAACTGCTATACAAATACCACCATTGCATCACCACCACAATCGCTAAAACAAATTGAGGGTGACGGAGGTTGGCTCCGCTCTAATACCGCGGGATACCAAGTACGTcttttctaaaattaaacacttttttaaaccattttGAGTTCATTCCTTTAGGCAGACTTGAACTCAACTCACTTAAAGTccacttataattatttattgaaacttggCTGCAGAACAGCACAttatgaacataaattaaaaaacaagtGGCGCAATAAAGTCCCCaacaacacatgtctgtctatagGTTAGATTAGAATAACCTTACAAAAATGttgtataacataatattactaGTTAAACTATAATAATGAGTGTAATTTCTTCCTCAAAAACTCGTCTTTGAGATTGAACGGAGAACCAAAATAACTAATCACACCTTTATCTCCTACAACACAAAGTTCCTATTAATTTAATGTGTTAATTAGAATCCCTAGGTTAGAAAGCCTGCTCCGATTAGTCCAAACTCCAAAAACATAAACTcaaatgtaatatgtattgTGATCCAGCCATAACTCCCTGGACATCATAATTATGATGATATTTAGCCaagcttaaaatattatttcctacaTAGAGACCTCCACACTGCTAGCCTTTGGGTCATAAacaattgttaatattttacttatgaGAATAGCTTTTACTTCTAACAAGAATAGTTTGCCAATTAGTGAATGGTCCGAGTCGCGAAATTTTTGACCCAGAGTAAGGTCAGCGTAAAGCTCGTTCTACGACTTGTATTACATGAACTTGATCAACTGTCGACTAGTatataaactaaatctattagTTCAAATTTATCACTCATTGTCTGATCACACAAGTGAAACAATATGTTCTCTAAAGTAAGTTGATATTAACttcattcataattaaatatattattttattattaatattttagttgcaaTTAATCTTAAATTGGCATTACTACAAaaagtattcttttgtttttccagaTCGTAGCTCTCTGTGGTTTGGTGGCGGTGTGCCAGGCAGGTCTGCTGCCCGCCCCCGTGCACTACTCCTCCGCCGCCGCTGTCTCCTCGCAGAACATCGTGCGTCACGACCAGCCTGCCCAGCACGTGGCCGTCGCCGCCCCCGTCGCCTACCATGCTGCTCCCGCCGTCGCCTACCACTCCGCCCCTGCCCATTACTCCTCTGCCGCCGCTGTGTCCTCCCAGAACATCGTGCGTCACGACCAGCCCGCCGTACACGCTGCCCCCGTAGCCTACCACGCCGCCCCCGCCCACGTCGCCTACCACGCAGCCCCCGCTGTAGCTTACCACACCGCTCCTACCGTCTCCTACCACGCTGCTCCCGTCGTTGCCCATGAAGAGTTCAACGTAAGTCGATACATCCATAAATTTTGAATTACTGAGCTGCACTTAAAAATTATTCGTTATTTAAATCTACTTTCTTTTCATCACAGGCTCACCCCAAATACGAGTACAACTACTCTGTTGCTGACGGTCACACCGGTGACAACAAGTCCCAGCAGGAGGTCCGCGACGGAGATGTTGTGAAGGGCTCTTACTCCTTCCACGAAGCTGACGGCTCCATCAGGACCGTGGAGTACTCCGCTGACGACCACCACGGTTTCAACGCTGTGGTGCACAACACCGCCCCTACCGCCGCCCCTGTGCTCGTGAAGGCCGCTCCCGCCTACGTCGCGCCCGCCCACTACTACCACCActagaactaaataaatatttatttatttaaaaataaaaaaaatctcaaaatgtTTGCATTTTACTCatctaaaaaattataaaatcgcTCTCATCTAAAAAATTACTGTTGTGTTTGTAACAAACTTATATTCCGTTCATGATGATaacaaaaatgaatattttaaactgaAGTTCCTATACAGtttcaacatatttatttttcacaaagccATTGCTTTAGAAAACCTGCACACTGCAGTCTAAACAGtcagccgacagttgacccgctATTTGGAAatgtatattttagaaaatcatGAATTTAGGGCTCCCACAGGACGCGAATTTCTGCGATAAGATTTTGAACGGCAAACCGTTTGGTATCCCATGCAATCTTGTAATGCAACCTTCAATATACCTTCAGGTGTAGTCAGCCGTATTTGACGTGTTGCATGTATCGCAAAAAGATTATTGCACTGCTGTTAAATTCTGGGTTCACCCATTTGTTGCTATTATGAATTTTCGTGGGAACTATTTTACTCGAAAGTACACTTCTCAAATTTTAGGTCAAGAACTGCAAAAGATAACtttttgattaatttgattGAGCATGTCTTCATTTGAAGAGCTTTTGAGTTTTTTATCACTAAAAGTATTTTAagccgtccgtctgtcaccggccgtatcttatgaaccgtgatagagagtcaaaattttcacagatgatgtatttctgttgccgctataacaacaaatatttcagtatttctactactacaataaaataaatattttggggggctcccatacctaacaaacgtgtttttttttggttttaaaagcGACGTCACCAAGTATGACGTAATATAGCAGTAAATGTGCAATATGAATTAGATTGGACGTTTGCGATGCGATGCGAATTCGCAGCTTTGTGTGGTTATGTGCGTACCTACTACTTCAATTTGCATGTGACGTCCCACTTATGTACTACATCGAAGTACTCCTTTAAACTCCCTTATTTACCTTCTTATGTTATcccccttttttttaacgacgtcaaaaatcatcaaatgacccctccctctgtgggttagcagcggcgagggagtgtcagactcttactgactaaaaaccgtcgtgttccgtcgtaggcctttcatgtgccagggccgcggtatctctttcgaacaacccgcagccccggcaattCTGTTATCCCCTTACAAACTTACTTAACGTACTTGATTATCAGTACCTACACTCAGTACCTACACTCAGTACCTACCTGAATTTAATGAATGTGAATGTATGGGAATTTTTAACTGTATCTAATGGATTTGTCCACAATGTACACAATATTAAGCCTTATACAgcttcataaattttaatttcatcattcTTCCTTTTCAAATTAGTATCAATATACGGTAGTACATCTCTGTAGCAACTGCACTGGTCCAGCCTCGCTAATCACAAATGTTGGGCACCTGAGTGCTATCATGATATACACAATTACACTGCCACGGTGCACTTTACTGCAAAATGCATCGTGTGGCCTCACCGAAACaccattatttatgtttttagaaTTCCATGTTTTTTGCCATCAATTTATCTCCAAAACAACATCTAAATAATGCTGTCTCTCGCTAGGAAAATGTACGATTCAGTCAAAGACTGTATATTCTTTATTGATTTAGTGCACCACGTTGCTTGTCGCCTTGGGACGGCCTCACAGGCCCAACGTTATGAGGagcatgttataaaatattgcatGTAGGATAACGCTGCGGGCGcaaaatccgtccagtagtttttgtatgCAAAAGCAGCCAACACACTTAAAAGCACAAACTAGACGCATCCTTAcaaatttttgcatttataataaattgtagaaTAGTAAatgttagttacagcctttttgtgatcccactgctgggcacaggcttcctctcacacggagtaGTATAGAGcgataaatacatagtaaatgtacaaattttttatttgtattacgttatgtacctatacctacgtaTAACTATTCAATATAATACACTTCCGATGGAATCAATCCCAAATTCCTAACGTAATTtaaagaagaaaattatttttgttatacacTATAAACACCGCATAACTCTTACATTTAGCTTCCTATAAAAAACTTGCTGAGCCTATAAAACACTTTTACTAATTAAAATCTTTCGCCAATTTAGTGAATGGTTTAAACTCGCCAAACTATGTGACCCAGAGTAAGGTCACCGTAAACTTGCTCTACAACTAGTGTTACATGAACTTGATCAACTGTTGACTAGTATATAAGCCTAATAATTTAGTCGAAATCTATCACTCATTGTTTGATCgtacaagaaaaacaatatgTTCTCCAAAgtaagtttatatgtattcgacatatataatacctattcgtttttataacaataacattattatgaataatcaaagatttttttttgccgGAAATGTCATTTGCGTCATATTGTTCAAGACGTTCagtgttttaattaagtttttatttttgtttcagatcgTAGCTCTCTGTGGTTTGGTGGCGGTGTGCCAGGCAGGTCTGCTGCCCGCCCCCGTGCACTACTCCTCCGCCGCCGCTGTCTCCTCGCAGAACATCGTGCGTCACGACCAGCCTGCCCAGCACGTGGCCGTCGCCGCCCCCGTCGCCTACCATGCTGCTCCGCTGTGTCCTCCCAGAACATCGTGCGTCACGACCAGCCCGCCGTACACGCCGCCCCCGTAGCCTACCACGCCGCTCCCGCCCACGTCGCCTACCACGCAGCCCCCGCTGTCGCTTACCACGCCGCTCCTACCGTCTCCTACCACGCCGCTCCCGTCGTTGCCCATGAAGAGTTCAACGTAAGTCGATACATCCATAAATGTTGAACTACTTCACTTAAAAatgattctttatttaaatctacttTCTTTTCATCACAGGCTCACCCCAAATACGAGTACAACTACTCTGTTGCTGACGGTCACACCGGTGACAACAAGTCCCAGCAGGAGGTCCGCGACGGAGATGTTGTGAAGGGCTCTTACTCCTTCCACGAAGCTGACGGCTCCATCAGGACCGTGGAGTACTCCGCTGACGACCACCACGGTTTCAACGCTGTGGTGCACAACACCGCCCCTACCGCCGCCCCTGTGCTCGTGAAGGCCGCTCCCGCCTACGTCGCACCCGCCCACTACTACCACCActagaactaaataaatatttatttatttaaaaatataaaatttctcAAAATGTTTGCCTTTTACTcatctaaaaaattaaaaaatcgcTCTCATCTAAAAAGTTACTGTTGTGTTTGTAACAAACTTATATGTCGTTCATGATGATaacaaaaatgaatattttaaattgaagttCCTATATAGtttcaacttatttatttttcacaaagccATTGCTTTAGAAAACCTGCACACTGCAGTCTAAACAGTCAGTCGACAGTTGACCCGCTATTTGGAAatgtatattttagaaaatcatGAATTTAGGGCTCCCACAGGATGCGAATTTCTGCGATAAGATTTTGAACGGCAAACCGTTTGGTATCCCATACAATCTTATAATGCAACCTTCAATATACCTTCAGGCGTAGTCAGCCGTATTTGACGTGTTGCATGTATCGCAAAAACATTATTACACTGCTGTTAGATTCTGGGTTCACCCATTTGTTGCTATTATGAATTTTCGTGGGAACTATTTTACTCGAAAGTACACTTCTCAAATTTTGGTCAAGAACTGCAAAAGATaaattttttgattaatttgattGAGCATGAAGAGATCTTCATTTGAAGAGCTTTTGAGTTTTTTATCACTAAAAGTATTTTAagccgtccgtctgtcaccggCCGTATtttatgaaccgtgatagagagtcaaaattttcacagatgatgtagttctgttgccgctataacaacaaatatttcagtatttctactactagaataaaataaatattttagggggctcccatacccaacaaacgtgttttttttttgttttaaaagcgGCGTCACCAAGTATGACGTAATATAGCAGTAAATGTGCAATATGAATTAGATTGGACGTTTGCGATGAGATGCGAATTCGCAGCTTTGTGTGGTTATGTGCGTACCTACTACTTCAATTTGCATGTGACGTCCCACTTATGTACTACATCTAAGTACTCCTTTTTAAACTCCCTTATTTACCTTCTTATGTTATCCCCCTTTTTTtcaacgacgtcaaaaatcatcaaatgacccctccctctgagggttagcagcggcgagggagtgtcagactcttactgactaaaaaccgtcgtgttctgtcgtaggcctttcatgtgccacggccgcggtaactctttcgaacaacccgcagccccggcagttcTGTTATCCCCTTACAAACTTACTTAATGTACTTGATTATCAGTACCTACCCTCAGTACCTACCAGAATTTAATGAATGTGAATGTATGGGAATTTTTAACTGTATCTGATGGATTTGCTCACAATGTGCACAACATTAAGCCATCATTCTTCTTTATCAAATTATAGTAACAATATACGGCAGTACATCTCTGTAGCAACTGCACTGGTCCAGCCTCGCTAATCACAAATGTTGGGCACCTGAGTGCTATCATGATATACACAATTACACTGCCACGGTGCACTGTACTGCAAAACGCATCGCTCACCGGAACACCATCATtgattttttttgaatttcatgttttttgcTTCAATTTATCTCAAAACcaatatctaaataatactgTGTCTCGCTGGTCAAAGGTGCGGTTTAGTCAAAGACTGtatattctttattagtttAGTGCACGATGCTTCTTGTCGTGCTTGTGTTTTGAGGAGCATGGGATAAAATATTGCATGTAGGACAACGCTGCGGGTAcaaaatccgtccagtagtttttgtgtCCAAAAGTAGCCAACACACTTAAGCACAAACTAGACGCATCCTTACAatttttcgcatttataataagtTGTAGGATAGTAAatgttagttacagcctttttgtcgtcccactactgcgcacagacctcctctcacacggagaaggattgagcgttaaatAGGTAGTAAGTGTACTACTTCTTAATTTGGATGACTTTATGTACCTTTgtataactattttatatttcactaCCGATGACATCAATCCAAAATTCCTATCGTAATTtaaagaagaaaattatttttgttatccaCTTTAAACACCGCATAACTTGTACATTTAGCTTCCGGTTGGCTGAGcctataaaaaacttttactaaTTAAAATCTTTCGCATATTCAGTGAATGGTTTAAACTCGCCAAACTATGTGACCCAGAGTAAGGTCACCGTAAACTCGCTCTACAACTAGTATTACATGAACTTGATCAACTGTTGACTAGTATATAAGCCTAATAATTTAGTCGAAATCTATCACTCATTGTTTGATCgtacaagaaaaacaatatgTTCTCCAAAGtaagtttatatattttcgaCATATATAATATtcgtttttataacaataacattctTATGAAtagtcaaagattttttttgccgGAAAAGTCATTTGCGTCCAAGACGTTCagtgttttaattaagtttttatatttgtttcagatCGTAGCTCTCTGTGGTTTGGTGGCGGCGTGCCAGGCAGGTCTGCTGCCCGCCCCCGTGCACTACTCCTCCGCCGCCGCTGTCTCCTCGCAGAACATCGTGCGTCACGACCAGCCTGCCCAGCACGTGGCCGTCGCCGCCCCCGTCGCCTACCATGCTGCTCCCGCCGTCGCCTACCACGCCGCCCCTGCCCATTACTCCTCTGCCGCCGCTGTGTCCTCCCAGAACATCGTGCGTCACGACCAGCCCGCCGTACACGCCGCCCCCGTAGCCTACCACGCCGCCCCCGCCCACGTCGCCTACCACGCAGCCCCCGCTGTCGCTTACCACGCCGCCCCTACCGTCTCCTACCACGCCGCTCCCGTCGTTGCCCATGAAGAGTTCAACGTAAGTCGACACATCCATAAATGTTGAATTACTTCACTTAAAAatgattctttatttaaatctacttTCTTTTCATCACAGGCTCACCCCAAATACGAGTACAACTACTCTGTTGCTGACGGTCACACCGGTGACAACAAGTCCCAGCAGGAGGTCCGCGACGGAGATGTTGTGAAGGGCTCTTACTCCTTCCACGAAGCTGACGGCTCCATCAGGACCGTGGAGTACTCCGCTGACGACCACCACGGTTTCAACGCTGTGGTGCACAACACCGCCCCTACCGCCGCCCCTGTGCTCGTGAAGGCCGCTCCCGCCTACGTCGCGCCCGCCCACTACTACCACCActagaactaaataaatatttatttatttaaaaatatgaaaatcctCAAAATGTTTGCCTTTTACTGTCCTTTCATCTAACAAATTACTATTGCGTTTGTCACACACTTGTATCAAAGCATTTATGACGGTAATACAAAACacagaagaaataaatattaagttatttctaaatagtttcaaagtatttttaacaCCATGGCTGTAGGCTGATAATTATATCCCACTACGCTTGGAAGATCATAGACATGagatacattttacataatctCGAACATTAATTAGCGTGGAAGACAAACTAAGCATGTGCATCCAGAACCCAGCAGTAGGTAAGTTGATCTACCGTATAGATATTGTAGACAATCCCACAACCCACTTTATTGTGACATCCCACTTTACTGTAACGaccacattatttttttactacttcTATGTACTTCTTTAGGTACTTTCCCTACTTATGTTACCCACTTATAAAACTTATAGACAGCTccatgtactttattatatactccctcaaatacatgaatttaatGGAATGTATATGTATGTGAGTTTTCGACCGTATTTTAAGGATGTATCAACAACCATCATTAAGGGTTGGATCCACCCTTACCAGAACCGAAAGCAAAGACCCAACTATTAACTGCACTATTTggaaattaagttttaagtgTTATCAGCAAACATAAACAACAACACAGTAATGTTTCTcatgtaatttcaatttattgcaCAAGGTTGCTTCATCAATTTTCATTGCaactttcttctttattacgtagtcagtaaaagtctgtcACTCCCTCAACGCGATTTCTgccatcattaaaaaaatatctcacagaaaaaaaagtattatattacaTCCCAATCTTTACATATAACAccaattttacttttttccGCTCAGGTGCAGTATGGAAACAATATCGGTATTTACAACCTACACTACTTGGACTCTtcagtgttaaaaaaaaaaaaaaaacaagattgtGAAACcgattttttactaaaatctgTCGTCGTACTGACTACATATCGTGGGATAAAAAAATGAATCTTAATTTCTGCTCATGTTTACAATCTAATGGAATGTaacttaataactttaagtTTTACCATATCTTCTGCAACAGACTTTGAAGCTTTTTTACCCGAAAAGTCTATTGAGATAATGATAAAGG from Helicoverpa armigera isolate CAAS_96S chromosome 4, ASM3070526v1, whole genome shotgun sequence harbors:
- the LOC110375237 gene encoding LOW QUALITY PROTEIN: histidine-rich protein PFHRP-II (The sequence of the model RefSeq protein was modified relative to this genomic sequence to represent the inferred CDS: inserted 1 base in 1 codon), whose amino-acid sequence is MFSKIVALCGLVAACQAGLLPAPVHYSSAAAVSSQNIVRHDQPAQHVAVAAPVAYHAAPAVAYHAAPAHYSSAAAVSSQNIVRHDQPAVHAAPVAYHAAPAHVAYHAAPAVAYHAAPTVSYHAAPVVAHEEFNAHPKYEYNYSVADGHTGDNKSQQEVRDGDVVKGSYSFHEADGSIRTVEYSADDHHGFNAVVHNTAPTAAPVLVKAAPAYVAPAHYYHHKNNMFSKIVALCGLVAVCQAGLLPAPVHYSSAAAVSSQNIVRHDQPAQHVAVAAPVAYHAAPXVSSQNIVRHDQPAVHAAPVAYHAAPAHVAYHAAPAVAYHAAPTVSYHAAPVVAHEEFDAHPKYEYNYSVADGHTGDNKSQQEVRDGDVVKGSYSFHEADGSIRTVEYSADDHHGFNAVVHNTAPTAAPVLVKAAPAYVAPAHYYHD